The Ferrimonas balearica DSM 9799 genome includes the window TCAACAAGCTGATCCTGGTTTTACTGGCCATTTTGCTGCCGCCCGTGGCGGTGTTTCTGCACCGCGGCATCGGCAGTGATCTGGTGATCAATATCCTGCTTTGCCTGTTCTTCTGGCTGCCCGGCGTATTGCACGCCCTCTACATCATCACCCGCTAAAAACGCAAAACGCCAGCCCGAAGGCTGGCGTGGTATGCCGTGAATTGGCCGCTTAACCGCAGACCGGACAACCCGGTCGCTTGGGCAGGCCCATTTCGCGGAACTCCATGGTCATGGCGTCGATCATCAGGATGCGGCCCGACAGGGTGCGCCCCATACCGGAGATCTGCTTCACCGCTTCGGTCGCCTGCAGACAGCCCACCATGCCCACCACCGGGGCCAGGATGCCACTCTCCACACAAGACAACTGTTGCTCGCCGAACAGGCTGGCAAAGCACTGATAGCAGGGCTTGTCCTCACCATAATCAAAGACGGTGACCAGCCCCTCCATGCGGATGGCAGCAGCGGAGATCAGCGGCACCTTCGCCTCGAAGCAGAACCGGTTCAGTTGTTCGCGGGTCATCAGGTTGTCGGTGCAATCCAGCACAATGCTGTGCTCGGCCACGGCGGCCGCCAGCTCCGGCTCATCCAGCAGACGGTCCACCACGTTGATGGTGACGTGGGGGTTCAGGCCGGACAACTCTTCGGCGGCGGAGCGCGCCTTATTGATGCCGATGCGGCTGTCCCGGTGCAGCACCTGCCGCTGCAGGTTGGACAGCTCAACATGGTCAAAGTCCACCAGGGTGATCTCACCGATGCCGGCGGTCACCAGATACTGAGCAGCGGCACAGCCCAGGCCCCCCGCCCCCAGCACCAGCGCTTTGGCCTGTTTCAACGCTTCCTGGCCATCCATGTCGAACGCCCGGATCACGATCTGGCGGTTGTAACGCAGCAGCTCCTGATCGGAGAGGATCTCGTCCATTACAAGCCTCCCAGCACCGCGTTAAAGGGCTCAACCGTGACCCGGCTGCCTGCGGCGGTGTCGCCCTGCTCGCGCGGCAGGATAATAAAGCAGTTGGCCCGGCTCATGGAGGTGGTCATGTCGGACCCCTGAGCGCCGGTGGAGGTGACGATCAGAGTGCCGTCTTCGGCGCGGGACAGAATGCCGCGTTGGTACTCCTGGCGGCCCGGCGCTTTGCGCAGGTCATCCTGCAGCACCGCGTCGAGGGTCAGAGCCGGACGGAAGGGCTCACCGGCCAGGTGGGCCAGCAGCGGCTGCACCAGCTGGTAGCAGGTCACCATGGAAGAGACCGGGTTCCCCGGCAGGCCGCAGAACCAGGCGTTGGGCAGACGGCCAAAGGCAAAGGGTTTGCCCGGCTTGATGGCCAGCTTCCAGAAGCTGATCTGGCCCATCTCGTCCAGCACTACCTTGATAAAGTCCGCTTCACCCACCGAAACGCCGCCGGAGGTGATCACCACATCCGCTTCCGCATCGGCGCGGCGGAACGCCGCACGCACCTGCTCAAGGTCATCGGGGATCACGCCCAGATCTCGCACCTCGCACCCCATGGCGGTCAGCATGCTGCGCAGAGCGTGGCGGTTGGAGTCATAGATTTCCCCCACCGCCAGCTCAGTGCCCGGGGCTTTCAGTTCATCACCGGTGGAGAACAGCGCCACCACCAGCTTGGGCCGCACCGGTACCTCAGCCACACCAACGGTGGCCAGCACACCCACTTCGGCGGCACTGATGCGGGTGCCCGCTCTCAACACGACAGTGCCGGCACGCAGTTCACTGCCGCGACTGCGGACAAAGTGGCCCGCACGGACGGACTCGGTAAATCGGACCCGGTCTTCGCCTTCGGCTTCCACCACTTCCTGCATCACGATGCTGTCCAGACCGGCGGGCAGGGCTGCACCGGTCATAATGCGCACGCACTGGCCCGGGCCCACTTCCCCCTCAAACGGCACCCCGGCAAACGCCTTGCCTGCCACGGTCAGCACCGCGCCCTCTGCCACGTCGGCAGCGCGAACGGCGTACCCGTCCATGGCAGAGTTGTCGAAGGGCGGCAGGTCGATGGCGGCGGCAATGTCCCTGGCCAGTACCCGACCCGGGCACTGTTCCAGCGACACCCACTGCTCCGTGTCCAGCGGCGCAACCTGTTCGCGCATCCGCGCAAGGGCATCAGCGGGCAGCATCAGCCCGGGTTGGCTACAGCAATCGTGACTCATCGGCTTGTCTCAAATTCCTGGGGTTTAACCGACATTATGCCACCGCCAGCACAATGTGCTGCCACATCGATCAACAAAGCCTTGCATTGGCGCCCGCGCTGCCTATAATTTCGCCCCTCGCTGGCCCCTGCCAGCAACCGAAACCGTAGTCCGGGTTCCCTCACCCCGTTAACCAAAAAGGTGACATTGATGCTTTCCTTGAGTGACGCGCAGATGAAGCGCGCCCTGGCCGTTCTGGTCAGTTTTCACATTCTGATTATCGCCTCCAGCAACTTCCTGGTGCAGCTGCCATTCCAACTGTTTGGCTACCACACCACCTGGGGCGCATTCTCATTCCCCTTCGTCTATCTGGCCACCGACCTGACGGTACGGATCTTTGGTGCCAGCGCCGCCCGTCGCATCATTTTCGGTGCCATGTTCCCGGCCCTGGTGATCTCTTATCTGGTTTCCGTGGTGTGGCATAACGGCGAGTTTGTCGGCCTGTCCGGCCTTAGTGAATTCAACACCTTTGTCGGCCGTATCGCCCTGGCCAGTTTTGCGGCCTACCTGTTTGGCCAGCTGATGGACATCAAGGTCTTTGCCAAGCTGCGTAAACAGGCGGCCTGGTTCGTGGCGCCGGCCGCCTCCACCGTGATCGGCAACTTTGTCGATACCGCGGTGTTCTTCTCCGTGGCGTTTTACGCCAGTGCCGATCCCTTTATGGCAGAACACTGGGTGGAAATTGCGACCGTCGACTACTTCTTTAAGCTCGCCATCAGTTTGTTGCTGTTTTTGCCGGCTTACGGGGTGCTTTTGCGCCTGTTGACCGATAGGATTCTGCGCCAGAACCCACAACAACATCCTCTGGCCTGATGAGCACTGCGCAACACTTCTCTTCCGACTGGCAGCAACGCTGCCGCCAATGGGCCGCCGCCGCAGGCAGCGACGGTGCCCATGACCTGACTCACATCGAACGGGTGGTGGCCACCGCCACCCGCTTGGGCCAGCACGCCAACGCCAACCTCGATATCATCCTGCCCGCGGCCTGGCTTCATGACGTGGTGCTGGTGGACAAGCGCGACCCGCGCCGCAGCCAGGCCTCCCAGCTGAGTGCTGATAAGGCGGTGGCCCTGCTGGCCGAGGCCGGGTACCCGACCCAGCTGCTGGACGCCATCCACCATGCCATCGCATCCCACAGTTGGTCGGCCGGCATCGAGCCCACCAGCCTGGAAGCCCAGATTGTGCAAGACGCCGACCGGCTGGATGCGCTGGGCGCCATCGGCCTGTCCCGCTGCCTGATGCTGGGGGGGCAGTGGAACCGCGAGCTGTACAACGCGGACGATCCGCTGGGCCAACAGCGCGACTGGGACGACAACCAGTACAACCTGGACCACCTGTTTATTAAACTGCAGCACCTGCCCGGTCAGCTTCGGACGGAAGCCGGTCGCATCGAGGGCCAGCGCCGCTGGGCCTGGATGCAGGGTTATCTCGACCAACTGGCCATCGAACTCGGACTCAAGCCATGATTCAGCAAACCATTCGCCCAGGCACCATCGAAGAGGTGGTGGCCATCAGTCAACAGATCCCGGAATTCAACGCTCCCTACGGCCGCGATGAGTACCAGCGCCGACTGGCCGATACCACTCACCTGATCCAGGTGGCAGAGGTGCAGGGCGAGCTGGCGGGTTTCA containing:
- a CDS encoding YqaE/Pmp3 family membrane protein — its product is MDVNKLILVLLAILLPPVAVFLHRGIGSDLVINILLCLFFWLPGVLHALYIITR
- the moeB gene encoding molybdopterin-synthase adenylyltransferase MoeB, with amino-acid sequence MDEILSDQELLRYNRQIVIRAFDMDGQEALKQAKALVLGAGGLGCAAAQYLVTAGIGEITLVDFDHVELSNLQRQVLHRDSRIGINKARSAAEELSGLNPHVTINVVDRLLDEPELAAAVAEHSIVLDCTDNLMTREQLNRFCFEAKVPLISAAAIRMEGLVTVFDYGEDKPCYQCFASLFGEQQLSCVESGILAPVVGMVGCLQATEAVKQISGMGRTLSGRILMIDAMTMEFREMGLPKRPGCPVCG
- the moeA gene encoding molybdopterin molybdotransferase MoeA; this translates as MSHDCCSQPGLMLPADALARMREQVAPLDTEQWVSLEQCPGRVLARDIAAAIDLPPFDNSAMDGYAVRAADVAEGAVLTVAGKAFAGVPFEGEVGPGQCVRIMTGAALPAGLDSIVMQEVVEAEGEDRVRFTESVRAGHFVRSRGSELRAGTVVLRAGTRISAAEVGVLATVGVAEVPVRPKLVVALFSTGDELKAPGTELAVGEIYDSNRHALRSMLTAMGCEVRDLGVIPDDLEQVRAAFRRADAEADVVITSGGVSVGEADFIKVVLDEMGQISFWKLAIKPGKPFAFGRLPNAWFCGLPGNPVSSMVTCYQLVQPLLAHLAGEPFRPALTLDAVLQDDLRKAPGRQEYQRGILSRAEDGTLIVTSTGAQGSDMTTSMSRANCFIILPREQGDTAAGSRVTVEPFNAVLGGL
- a CDS encoding 7-cyano-7-deazaguanine/7-aminomethyl-7-deazaguanine transporter; this translates as MLSLSDAQMKRALAVLVSFHILIIASSNFLVQLPFQLFGYHTTWGAFSFPFVYLATDLTVRIFGASAARRIIFGAMFPALVISYLVSVVWHNGEFVGLSGLSEFNTFVGRIALASFAAYLFGQLMDIKVFAKLRKQAAWFVAPAASTVIGNFVDTAVFFSVAFYASADPFMAEHWVEIATVDYFFKLAISLLLFLPAYGVLLRLLTDRILRQNPQQHPLA
- a CDS encoding HD domain-containing protein, whose product is MSTAQHFSSDWQQRCRQWAAAAGSDGAHDLTHIERVVATATRLGQHANANLDIILPAAWLHDVVLVDKRDPRRSQASQLSADKAVALLAEAGYPTQLLDAIHHAIASHSWSAGIEPTSLEAQIVQDADRLDALGAIGLSRCLMLGGQWNRELYNADDPLGQQRDWDDNQYNLDHLFIKLQHLPGQLRTEAGRIEGQRRWAWMQGYLDQLAIELGLKP